TCCAAAGGATGATTTCCCGCTTCCAGTTACGGAGATCATGATTGATGCCACGACCGCGCATGAAGCATTGTCATTCATGGATTGTACCGCTGGGTATAATCAAATCCAAATGGCACTAGAAGATGAAGAAGCCACTGGGTTTCGAACACCAAAGGGCATATTTTCCTATAAGGTAATGCCCTTTGGGTTGAAGAATGCGGGAGCCATGTATCAGTGAGCTATGTGGAAATTTTTTGATAATATGCTGCATGACATTGTTGAGTGTTACGTCGATGATCTTGTTGTCAAATCCAAGAAGAGGGTCGATCATGTCAAAGATCTTCGAACGGTTTTTGAGAGACTACGAAAGTGCAAGCTCAAGATGAATCTTTTAAAGTGCACTTTTGGTGTTAGCTCGGGCAAGTTTTTGGGTTTCATCGTACGTCACCGAGGAATTGAGATAGATCAATCCAAAATCAAGGCAATAAAAGACATGCCTGAACCGTCTACACTTAAATATCTTCGAAGTCTTCAAGGGCGTTTAGCTTACACACGCCGATTCATTTCCAATTTGGCAGGATGATGTCACCCGTTTAGTCATCTAATGAAAAAAGGTGCTCCTTTCGAATGGGACTGTTGGAAAGTTTTCGATGACATCAAGCAGTATTTGTCAAGTCCTCCAGTCTTAGGAGCGTCAATTCCAGGGAAGTCGATCATTCTGTACATATCGGCCCAAGAACACTCCATGGGGGCATTATGTGCTCAAGAGAATGAAGACGGTAAAGAAAGAGCCCTATACTATTTGAGTCGCACACTTGTTGGAGCCGAATTGAAATATTCGCCCATTGAGAAGATGTGTCTAGCTCTCATCTTCGCCATCCGGAAGTTGTATCATTACTTTCAAGCTCACACCATCCACGTCATTTCTAAAGCTGATCCGATCAAGTACATTCTGTCAAGGTCAGTGCTCTCGAGACGACTCACCAAATGGGCCGTCATTACAACAAATCCCTTGTGTTCTCGACGCTTTTTTAGGCTTTTctcgacgcttaaaagcgtcggcAATTTTTTCCCGACGCTTTTTAAAGCGTGGTGTTTTGGGCCGTCAGGAATTTATGACGCTTTTTAGTGTCAGCCATGTCGACGCTTTTTTGTGTCACGAGCATCGACGCTTTTTAGCATCAGGGTTTCTCTACACTTTTTTGCGTAGAAATTCAGATATTTCTCGACGCTTTTTCCTGCCACTAGGAAAATTCACTACGACTACTGTTTTCATCACTACATACTACGATTGAATTAAAGATTGTATAGACAACATTAATTTGACTAGTAGTATATATACAAAACAAAATTTTATACCATAAAATTGCattatcaaataattaaaaatGCATGCATACAAAATTCTAATTAAAGAAGTATTGTAATTATTTCATCCGAACAATACAAATCAGAAAAAATATCGTTATTACTGTTTTCAcgcaaaaaataataaaatgcgcCCAAAATATTAAATCCAAGCCAAGGTGCGACTAATCTACTCCCAAAAGTGAACTCGAGATTTGCTCCTTTCATCTCATGTAGCGCCGCCATTTGTTGAGTTTGATAtctacatgatatgcaaggaaaCCAAATATCATTAAGTAGTCAAGCAAGTGATACCAATAACTAAAAGCTGAAATCACAATATTGCTTAAGAAACCATAAAagtataactataaaatatactCCCTATCCTTCCCAAACTAACAAAAATAAATCAATATATGCAAACAAAACCGGTTTTCCACAGCAAACATCATTAACAATACATTGGAGATACATTCTGGCTTTGAACCATCTCTATAGGTGCAAGTAATGGGACTATGACTATTCTGAGCTGGTAAAGCTcaaacttaattgaattaagtcaCTTTATACCAAACTAAATTCTACCACCGCATTACTTCACCGCCCCACACTACCACTGAACCATAGAGTATCAGTGCCACCACTTTAACCTCCTCAATTTACCTAACACATTACCTCTTGTAAACCAATAAAAGTTACACATGCTGGAAAATCAAAACTTTTGATTTTCAATAGTCAGAACCAATGGCTTCAAATATTCTATTCCAACTACTAACACATCACACATGCCATAGCCAATTACTTATTCAATACATACAATTGAGTTTCAAGAGAGCTTAGCTAAGTTCTACTTCATGTACACCGAAATTTTCAATGCTATTAGATTCTTAGCTTAGAAGCCCTCCTAGAATAGAGTATAAATAATGCAGCCAATTTGTCAAAGTTGATCAAGTCATATGAATAATCAATTTCTCAATAGTCAGAACCAATGGCTTCAAATATTCTAGTCCAACTACTAACACATCACACATGCCATAACCAATTATGTATTCAATACATACAATTGAGTTTCAAGAGAGCTTAGCTAAGTTCCACTTCATGTACACCTAAATTTTCAACGCTATTAGATTCTTAGCTTAGAAGCCCTCCTTAAAATAATTTAGCAGCCTCAACCTTATTAATGGATGTATTTTTGACCACAGATGGCATAAAAAGGCAGCCAATTTGTAGATTTTGTGGGTGAAATTTTGAAAAGGGATGTTTATTGGGGTTTGTTTGATGATGTATTGATGTTCGTACTAATAACCGTAAATTTAAAGACAACATAAACATAAAAATACCTGTGAATTCAAGGTTGATTTTACAAGCTCAGCTATCTCGGGCGGCGACATTCCTAAACTCATACCTTTTAAGATTTTAAACAAAATGATATTGGTCTCATTCAATTTGGTTTGCAGCTCCTTTTTGTCCCTAGTCAAACTTAGTACTGCCTCTTCCATATTTTGCATCTTTTCCATATTTTGGAGTGCTATAGTACTACTACCTCCCGATTTAAAACCCTCGTTTCTTAAGATACCATGCACCCCATATACATCACTTCCTTTCACACCGAAACCATAGCCTAAAGGGCGTTTAGGGATATCGTCCCCATACATTAGTTTGCTGAAAGCTTCATTTTGGATTTGCACTTTGGGCTTGGTAGGATTTGTCGCAAGTTCAGATTGAATATAAGCATCAGCATCCAACTGCACACATAAAAAAAACGCTTAGTATGTGACAATTTACAAGAAAATTTAGAGTACGacaaacatttttttatatatgtgtACCACAAATTCTTCCGTCACTGTATCTTTCACATAAGACCCATCTTTCCTCTTATGAGTTTGCTTGAAAACCTCCAATTCAGTTGGttctcttttgttcttttctTCCTGTTAATCATCACCACAACATCACCACATAAGTACTAAGCTTCTACCTAAGCTTATATTAAATTCTAACCCATTAAGAATAAATGCAAAGATAGTAGTATAATCATCGATAAAGGATAGAATATTTACCAACTCTGCCCGTATATTAGCATAGCTTGTTGACCCAGTGGTGTGAACATGATTTTGTGATGCACGTGCCTCTTTTCCGCATTCGGCATATTTCTGTATTAaataaaatagacattatttcaaTGCATATGAATGGTGCTAAATTAAAAGAGTAGTAGTCATTGTGAGTAGATGCATTCTATGTCAAAAGGCTGGAGAAACTTGCCAACATCCGATCTTTTTCTCTGAATGATGTGTTACGCATGATGTGTTATTTAAGCAGCATAATTAAACTGAAAGTGGCACTGACATAAGAAAACTAGTGCATATAATGAAGGCAAATATTTAATCTTTGGACAAATACCTTTCCCTTATCAGAATACCAATAATCCACTAAATGATACCAACTATCACGAGGGATCCCTTCTGGTACAGATTGATAGATTTCTTCTCTAGTTTTTGTCTTGGGTTTAAAAAAGTCTTCTTCAAGTCATGTCTATATTGTCTCACACTGTTGCCTACACGCTTCAGAATACCTTTGTCATAGCCATCACCATCGGGAATAACAAAATGCtcctagaaaaaaaaaacataataaatggtaTCTAAGCAAAAAATCATGAGTTCGCGCATCCTACTGAAAATGACACCTGTATTATCCCACATTACGCATGAATGCATAAGACGTAACATAAATTCATTATCATATAAAACTTAACATCATATAAACCTTAACATTCACTCATAATATGAAATTATCACACAAATAGCATCCTAACAACTTCTCATATAGCAAAATCCAATCAATTAACCAATCATTTAACGGCCATAAGGTACGCAGTAGAAAAATAATAGCACGAGGTAACAGAAATGCAGTAGTGTCACATGATGTGTAGTGAGTGGTGGTCAAATTTGGTGATTGGAAGCGAGATGGTGGTTAATTGGTGAAAAAAAGGTGAAACTTGATGGCGTTAATGAAGGTGGTGGTTCTAAGGTTGAATTGGTCGTTGTTTCTGGGTAGCAACGGTGGTGGCCGAATCAGGGTGATGTGTTTGTGATGCATTCATGCGTAATGTgggatgaagatgattaacaactAACTTAAACCAAAAAACACTTAGAACCATCACATCCCACCATAAATAACCCAATTTAACCCAAAACCACCACCAACCATACCTCATAAGAACTGCCAATGACACCTCACCATCACTGGCACTCCTACATCCCCAACTTCACCCTTTCCTATCAACTCTTAAatgtttttgaaacttttaactaaaaattccgaaaatttcaTCCTCCACCCCTGGGTATCTCTTATACGGGGTGAGGGGGATGAAAATTTCATCCTCCACCCCTTGTTATCAAGTTATCAACAACATACCCGAATACACTTAACCATATCAACTTTGAACTTCTGAGGCACATGGTGCCAATTTGTATCTCCAATTGGACAAAATGCTTCCTTCCGAGCCATATCACCAATTTGGACCAGTTTACAGGGTACTACTAAATCAAATATTTTTGACTAAATCAAATACTTTCTGAGCTCTCAGGCAAAATGCCCAAGTACTGAAAAATTGACGGAACTGATGATACTTAGGCTTAGAGGAAACAAGTTTAATGGTCATCTTCCTACGCTGCTATGCTCCTTCCCTCAGCTCCAAATTTTCAAATCGCATTATTATTAGGTATTTAAGTTCTAAAATTCCATTTTAATTTCTCTAGCATTCTCGTAGATAGTGAAGGTCAGTTTACATACTTGAGCCAAAATTTGCAATACCAAAGCATAAAAACACCAAATAAAATAGAAGCGTTCATAAAGTTTTGATTTCCTTAGCATACCATTTTTTTCAGGATTATGGAAAACTGAGCCTTAATATGTGGTATTAAACAGACAAATACCATGAACATGGATTATGTGTGTGCCACAACGTCACTTGTTTCTTCATTCATCTATGACCAACAGCATATCCTATATCCCTCAATTTCAACTGGGATTAGTAATTGAGAAAGATGGACAATAGGTGAATTAGGTTTTGATTACCTAATTAATTGGGATTTTTTGGGAAAAAATGAATTGAGTAGCAGATGGATTAGGTCGACAACTGATGAGGAAGGAGATGACTGACAAAATTAGGGAAAAATTTTGGGGAATTAATAAGATGGATAGGTGTGTATTGTGTAAGGTTTGAAAAATAAAATCAAGGAAGAAACTAAATtagtttctgatttttttttttaccataagATGAAAGGTAAGAAACTGAATAATTGTTGATATAGAAAAATAAATATTTGGATGAATAATATAAAAATATGAGCACATAAGTAGAgttatggaagaagatgatggataTTGATGGGTAAAGAAGATGAAGATTGTTGGATGAACAAGATAAAATGGATAGAAGTTAGTTTAAACGGAAAACTTAACAGATAGTACTACTTGGGTTACAACATAAAATAAGTAAGAGACTTAAGGGGCATAACTGATGATTGAAAAAATTTAGAGGTACTGTGTAGAAATTGAAAAAATttaggggtaccatgtaaaaTTTCCCATTTTTTAGAGCGTTAAGCGGTTTTTTcaataaaaattattattatatcATTAAAATGGATATTTGGAGGAAAAATGGGCTGATGCTTTGTCGACCATAAAGCCTTGACATTGCAAGGGATTTGTCAGTTTATCAGAGATCAGCAATATAGAATGCAATCTTAGAGAAGTGTATGATCAGGTTTAGTAGTTTATTAGAGATCAACAATACACAATGCAATAACAGCAATTCAATGTGACATCACCAAGGATGAAGGATCTAAACTTTTGCATTCATAATGTCACGGAAGAGAGGGATATGTATATGGTATACGACTACACGCAATCATAAAGGGATTAGTAAGATCACAGGAATAGGAGGATTTGACAGGAATGACAATAGAAAGATTAATTTTCGTTCTACTAGCGTAAAGATTGAACGTCACTACTGTAtccattttcattcattttcattttccttCTTTCTCCATTACCCTCCCCTTTCCTCTTACTTAAGTATGAGCAAACAAATGATTGATGAGACAAAGAGAAATTTTTTGGCAAAATGGGGTTATTTGGCAAAGTAATTTGAATTTCGGGGTTGGTTTTAAACTATTTGGGATTAATGGGTCCAAGTCAtcaattttagtttttttttcacTTTTGAGCAAAACCGCTGACTTAACCAACGGCTTCATCTTTGTAAATGTGGCAAATTTTTCCCCCAAAATCCAGACTTCATCCCTGTAAAAAAAACGCAGATCTTCTTACTCTAGCATTTACCCTACTTTTCCCCCAAAATCTCTagtaaaacccaaaccctaactatccgAAAAACAACAATTATCATCTAATTTTTACCAAATCTCAATCAATTACTTCTCTATCAACCTAAATTCATCCTAAATTCATTTAAAGGTATCAATTTGCTTGTGTTTCGTTTGGGATTCAATGGATTGTGCAATGGTTTGTGCAACTTTTGTGTAATCTGGAATGATATGGATTGTATAAGGTGAGGAATTACATGTAATTTGGAATGGATTGTGTATTGTGACTTGCACTAGGCAGGGAAGGAAGCAATACAGAAATGGCAGAAATCTGGGGAGGAGGTGAAGCCGCTGGTTAAGTCAGCGGTTTTGcccaaaactgaaaaaaaaaattgaaaatcggTGACGTGGACCCATTGGCGCTAAATAGTTTGAAATCAACACCAAAACTCAAATTACTTTGCCAAATAACCCCATTTTGCCAAAAAAATCGACAAAGAGAGTATTAATTCGATGATACATGAATTTCTGTGGATATATAATTAAGACAGCACAGTAAAACTACGCCAAAAAAAAGATTTGCTCTCGTTGTTGTTTCCTTTACAAACACCCTAGAAACATTAGGCAGTAGTCTTAGCTATAGCCAGACAACTTATTCCCCAACTAACGATCTTGTATGAAAAAACAATCCCATAAATTCACCACAACAGAACTAGCACCATACGTACAGGTACACATTCATTTCAAGCAGTGTTGTAGCtaacaaaaaaaagaaacaaaaccaATTTCACTTCCTCTAAAATAAATGATTTATATTATTGACAAAGGCGCAAATTAAACCGATAAAATGCTAACCAACCCTATAACAAAGACGAAAACGTAACCTTATGCACTTTGGTGCTCATAAGGAAACCTTTTGCTTATTTCATTTAATAATATAACGTCGATTGACAAGTGCATTTAAACCTCAATGCTCAAGAATCCAGATGCATCCACATCTCCAACAACATTACAGGAACAAATACTCGTAAAAACTTAAACTTTTAATTAAAATGACTCATCGAGATACAAATTCTAATATCCGAATATATCTTCTAGAATTTGATATCAGAATATGTCCTCTGGAGTCTTGAAATATAAAAAAATTCAAGACAAGCTACTCATACCACTCTTTTCTTCAGCATTCAACGAACAAACATGAATCAAACCTGAGCAACTTTTAATTTTTGTCACAAGTCAAGTCTACCCTTTAGTAGAAAGTATATACTATTGCCATTATCCCAACTGTCTTCATAAGCATCTAAAACCCTTTGCGTGTTGCATTATAAACCGAAGTAATAACTGACGTAATTTCTCCATATATGGGTATTTGGGTGAAAACGTCAACTAGGGCAATTATGAGTTTCAATTATGAACCCGACTAACTGTGTTCAACAATAAAGCTCTATTGTACTCGAATATATAATATCGTAATCTGAGTTTCAATTATGAACCCGACTAACTGTGTTCGACATCATCGTTCTTAATATGAAACATCGATGAACAGTACATAAAGAAAACAATCGATGAGCAATACAAAGACCTGTGATGATGATAAAACAATTGAAAGCAATAACAAATTTATTAATTACGTACCTATTCAGCTGATGACGATGATCATCAATGAGAATCGCGATTCAATTGATACACAATTGCGAGAGATGATGAATATACGACAACCTAATAGTAactgaatttaattaattaattgattacAAGAATTGGGGGAGAATAGTAGGTCTGAAATTGAATTAGTGTTTGAACTGAATTTTTTGGGGGAGAAATTGAGGAGATGGATGATTAGGGATTTAGGCAGTTCAGATTTTTTGGGGGAAAAACAATTGTACAGCGGGGAAGGTGAAACAACAGCGCGAGAATGAAATTTTTGTTTAGTTTTAGCtgtttttttattaaaaattattattaaattactaaaatGGTCTATGAGTGGGAAAAATGGGTCGACGCCTTTAAAAGTGTCGACCATAAAGCGTCGGGAATGCAAGGGATTTGTTGTAGTGCGTGTTGTTGAAGAAGTATGACATAGTTTACATTACTCAACAGGCTGTTAAGGGACAAGTGTTGGCGGATTTCTTAGCGGATCATCCAATTCCGGGAGAATGGAGCTTCTTTGACGAACTTCCCGGAGAAGGAATCTTCTACATTGACATGCTTCCTTCTTGGCAGATGTTTTTAGATGGAGCCGCTCGGTAATATGGAACAGGAGCCGGGGTCGTATTAATTTCGCCGGAAAAAAATCTTCTGACATATTCATTCATACTTCCAGAGTTGTGCAAAAATAACGCCGTCGAATATCAAGCTTTGATCATAGGCGCACAAATGGCTCTCGAAATGGGATGCAAAGATTTGGACATATACGGTGATGCCAAGTTGATAATCAATCAATTGCTCGGTGAGTACGAAGTCAAAGAAGAAAGTCTTGTGCCATATCATAAATTAGCTTCCCGATTCCTGCAAAAACTTGATTCGGTCTTCTTAGGTCATATACCAAGGAGTGCCAACAAGATGGTTGACGCTCTCGCAAATATCGCAACCACTTTGGCACTGGGGGCAAGTATTCCTTCTTCAGTTCTGATTTGCATAAGATGGGTTGTGTTACCAGAAGAAGAAGATGACGATTTGACAGAAGACGTAAACGCAATTTCTGTCCATGTAATCGACAAAGAAGATTGGCGGCAACCAATTATTGACTACTTAGAGCATAATAAGTTGCCAAGTGACTTAAGGCACAAAATGGAGGTACGACGCCGCTCTTCTCGCTTCATTTACTACAAAGGGACGTTGTATCGTCGATCGGTCAATGGTCTTTGGTTGCGATGTCTGGACGAAGACGAAGGATTGCACACCATGGAGGAGGCTCATGCCGGTATATGCGGTGCTCATCAATCAGGACCGAAATTGTGCGATCGAATCAAAAGAATGGGCTACTATTGGCCTACCATGGTGCAAGATTGTATGAACTATGCTAAGAAGTGTGACGCTTGCCAGTTTCATGGAAATTTTATCCACCAACCGTCGGAGGTGCTTCACCCTACTATCGCGTCGTGGCCATTTGAAGCTTGGGGACTCGATGTAGTTGGACCCCTGCCAACTAAGTCGTCCGCCGGAAATTTATTCGTCTTGGTCGGAACTGATTATTTTTTTAAATGGGTGGAAGCTGTGCCTCTCTGAGAAGTGAAAAAGGATAATGTTGCAGATTTCGTGCGAACACATATCATATATCGATATGGAGTGATAAGGTATATCATTATCGACAATGACAAAAACTTTTACAACAAGCTCATGGATGCATTGATGGAAAAGTTCAAATTCGCCCGACATAATTCTTCAATGTATAATGCGCCAACCAATGGTCTTGCCGAAGCTTTTAACAAGACCCTTT
The Silene latifolia isolate original U9 population chromosome 11, ASM4854445v1, whole genome shotgun sequence genome window above contains:
- the LOC141613507 gene encoding uncharacterized protein LOC141613507, translated to MALEMGCKDLDIYGDAKLIINQLLGEYEVKEESLVPYHKLASRFLQKLDSVFLGHIPRSANKMVDALANIATTLALGASIPSSVLICIRWVVLPEEEDDDLTEDVNAISVHVIDKEDWRQPIIDYLEHNKLPSDLRHKMEVRRRSSRFIYYKGTLYRRSVNGLWLRCLDEDEGLHTMEEAHADFVRTHIIYRYGVIRYIIIDNDKNFYNKLMDALMEKFKFARHNSSMYNAPTNGLAEAFNKTLCNLVKKMVSKSKRDWHKRLGEALWAYHTMYRTPTQSTPYALVYGVEAVLPLELEILSIPMAIQMGLAEAENENLRLAELEALDEKRLDAQQKLKCYQARLSRAFNKKVCPRAFQVGDMVLAVRRPIIMPRKAGSKFTSKWDGPYVIQEVYTNGAYKIVDNDGVRVGPINATFLKRYYT